Proteins co-encoded in one Malus sylvestris chromosome 7, drMalSylv7.2, whole genome shotgun sequence genomic window:
- the LOC126630031 gene encoding probable calcium-binding protein CML36 — MLPIFSFLSPPFSPISFLSLSLQLLPPFGFSSSIMKFINISSKNLSPKRLFRSKKDRYAVSSSEPPSFGSGTDFSSSSSSSSSDSIHKPGAGGVTTPTSVLAERSGDWSEFSADLQLDMAKAFKLIDRDNDGVVLRKELEALLCQLGNNPPSQEEVTLMLSEVDRDGSGSITLEALLNQVGPVSGPPADSELRDAFEVFDTDNDGKISAEELLRVFTAIGDERCTLEECRRMIAEVDKNGDGFVCFEEFVHMMELQR, encoded by the coding sequence ATGCTTCccatcttttcctttctttctcctcctttttcACCAatatcttttctctctctctctctacaacttCTTCCCCCATTTGGGTTTTCATCTTCAATCATGAAGTTCATCAATATTAGCTCCAAAAATCTCAGTCCGAAACGCCTCTTCCGATCTAAGAAGGACCGGTACGCCGTGTCCAGCTCCGAGCCGCCATCGTTCGGGTCCGGAACGGATTTTtcctcgtcttcttcttcttcttcctcagacTCAATTCACAAGCCCGGGGCCGGCGGTGTCACCACGCCCACCAGCGTTTTGGCCGAAAGATCAGGTGACTGGTCCGAGTTTTCGGCTGATCTGCAGCTGGACATGGCCAAAGCGTTTAAGCTTATAGACCGGGACAACGACGGAGTGGTGTTGAGGAAAGAACTCGAGGCACTTCTGTGCCAGCTCGGGAACAACCCGCCGAGTCAAGAGGAGGTGACGTTGATGCTGAGCGAGGTGGACCGAGACGGAAGCGGTTCGATAACCCTTGAGGCTTTATTGAACCAGGTCGGACCGGTTTCCGGTCCACCTGCCGACTCGGAGCTGCGCGATGCGTTCGAAGTATTTGACACGGATAACGACGGCAAAATATCGGCGGAGGAACTTTTGAGGGTTTTCACGGCTATTGGGGACGAACGGTGCACGTTAGAGGAGTGCCGGCGCATGATAGCCGAGGTGGATAAAAACGGGGATGGGTTCGTGTGCTTTGAGGAGTTTGTTCATATGATGGAGCTGCAGAGATGA